Proteins from a genomic interval of Arthrobacter sp. CAN_C5:
- a CDS encoding Fpg/Nei family DNA glycosylase yields the protein MPEGHSIHRLASQLSSVFGGQRLAASSPQGRFAAGAAGLNGRVLMGAAAHGKQLFVEFADAPHDSHTPPIFLRVHLGLYGAWSFGGDRSFMGASSIGAPRRVGEREIDGTPDAAYTGPPDPVGAVRLRLASDSGWADLRGPTACEVITGPERDAVIDRLGPDPLHDDTTGDDAARFTAGVRKSASPVGLLLMNQAVIAGVGNIYRAEALFRRKLNPRLPGKSVSAAEASALWQDIGQIMRDGVRDGRIITTLPVDRGSKATRVKREDAHYVYGRAGLPCRRCGTPVALADLAARKLYWCPDCQAQ from the coding sequence ATGCCCGAAGGCCATTCGATTCACCGGCTGGCGTCACAGCTTTCGTCGGTGTTCGGCGGTCAGCGACTGGCGGCCTCAAGCCCGCAGGGCCGGTTCGCTGCCGGCGCGGCCGGGCTGAACGGCCGCGTGCTGATGGGCGCGGCTGCTCACGGCAAGCAACTGTTCGTCGAGTTCGCGGACGCCCCGCACGACAGTCACACGCCGCCGATTTTCCTGCGGGTACACCTGGGCCTGTACGGGGCATGGAGCTTCGGTGGGGACCGGTCTTTCATGGGCGCCTCAAGCATCGGCGCGCCTCGCAGGGTGGGGGAGCGGGAAATCGATGGGACCCCCGATGCCGCCTACACCGGGCCCCCGGACCCCGTGGGAGCGGTCCGGCTGCGCCTTGCCAGCGACTCCGGCTGGGCGGATCTGCGTGGTCCCACAGCGTGCGAGGTCATCACCGGCCCGGAACGCGACGCCGTCATCGACCGGCTGGGGCCCGATCCGTTGCACGACGATACGACCGGAGACGACGCCGCGCGCTTCACAGCCGGGGTGCGCAAGAGCGCAAGCCCGGTGGGATTGCTGTTGATGAACCAGGCGGTGATCGCCGGGGTGGGAAACATTTATCGCGCCGAAGCCCTGTTCAGGCGGAAGCTCAACCCCAGGCTCCCCGGGAAGTCAGTCAGTGCTGCGGAGGCGTCAGCGCTGTGGCAGGACATTGGGCAGATCATGCGTGACGGGGTGCGGGACGGAAGGATCATCACCACCCTGCCTGTCGACCGTGGTTCGAAAGCAACACGGGTGAAGCGTGAGGACGCTCACTATGTCTACGGACGGGCCGGGCTGCCCTGCCGGCGCTGCGGCACCCCCGTGGCGCTGGCGGACCTGGCCGCGCGCAAGCTCTACTGGTGCCCAGACTGTCAGGCTCAGTAG
- a CDS encoding OsmC family protein: protein MNLSEHHYRVNTIWTGNRGEGTRSYRGYGRENEVSAKGPPLLLGTADPTFHGDEDRWNPEQLLLAALSQCHLLAYLHMAVKHGVVVTAYEDTAVGTMRLNADGSGEFLSVTLKPRVTITDQLMKYTAQSIHREAAASCFIARSVNFPVNHEPVVMIAEDAQEHA from the coding sequence ATGAACCTCTCCGAGCACCACTATCGGGTCAACACCATCTGGACGGGTAACCGCGGCGAAGGCACTCGCTCCTACCGCGGTTACGGTCGGGAAAATGAGGTCTCAGCTAAGGGTCCGCCGTTGCTTCTGGGCACGGCGGACCCCACGTTTCATGGGGACGAGGACCGCTGGAACCCGGAGCAACTGCTGCTCGCCGCGCTCTCCCAGTGCCATCTGCTCGCGTACCTTCACATGGCGGTGAAACACGGCGTGGTGGTGACGGCGTACGAGGATACCGCTGTCGGAACCATGCGCCTGAACGCTGACGGCAGCGGGGAGTTCCTCAGTGTCACTCTCAAACCCCGGGTGACAATCACCGACCAGTTGATGAAATACACGGCACAGTCCATCCACCGTGAGGCCGCTGCGTCCTGTTTCATCGCGCGGTCGGTCAATTTTCCGGTCAACCACGAGCCAGTGGTGATGATTGCCGAGGACGCCCAGGAGCACGCCTAG
- the pepN gene encoding aminopeptidase N: MNLTRDEARARAELLSVTSYDINLDLTRGDTVFESRTVVRFTGTQGASTFIDAVTNAVSQVTLNGVDLDPAEVSDGVRIQLPTLAATNELVVVAEMLYMNTGEGLHRFVDPVDNEVYLYTQFEVPDSRRVFPVFEQPDLKATFRFTVTAPSHWDVISNSPTPEPVAAGSADDGGATSTWSFDPTGVLSSYVTALIAGPYQSVRSELTSSDGRVIPLGVFARKSLMQHLDAENVFDLTRQGFTFFEEQFGTPYPFPKYDQLFVPEFNAGAMENAGAVTLVESYVFRSRVTDATVERRAITILHELAHMWFGDLVTMRWWNDLWLNESFAEFMSTLAASEATEFKQSWTTFASLEKAWAYRQDQLPSTHPIVAEINDLEDVQVNFDGITYAKGASVLKQLVAWVGQDKFMEGVREYFGKHSWKNTELVDLLSELEAASGRDLKEWSSLWLETAGVNTLRPDIETDDGGVITSFAVLQSAVADYPTIRPHRLAIGFYTLDGAGKLQRTDRVELDVDGERTDVAELVGRSRPDLVLLNDDDLAYAKIRLDEVSLLTATRHLKDFNDSLPRTLVWASAWDAARDGETPARNYVELILQNIASESDSSVVLVLLRQLATTLAFYVNPADRSAMTVTAAESLWELARGADAGSDSQLQFIKAFAGHAQTDAHLDTVEAIFSGSLVPEGLEIDADLRWELVTSLVAGGRFGQSDIDAELERDATATGQLAAAQAKAAIPTAEAKADAWRSIVEQSDLPNAAQRSAITGFMRVHDPELLAPYVDKFFAAAPEVWASRTHEIAQQIIVGLYPSRLNTQDTLAKSMAFLSTLDADSTSLRRLVVESQDGIVRALKAQAVDR; this comes from the coding sequence ATGAATCTGACCCGCGACGAGGCACGAGCCCGCGCCGAACTGCTCAGCGTCACCTCCTATGACATCAATCTGGACCTCACCCGCGGGGACACCGTTTTCGAATCTCGGACCGTTGTGCGGTTCACGGGTACCCAGGGAGCCTCGACCTTCATCGACGCGGTAACCAACGCCGTCTCGCAGGTGACGCTGAACGGCGTCGACCTCGATCCCGCAGAGGTTTCCGACGGCGTTCGCATCCAGCTACCCACCCTCGCTGCGACGAACGAGCTGGTCGTCGTCGCCGAGATGCTCTACATGAATACCGGAGAGGGTCTGCACCGCTTCGTCGACCCGGTGGACAACGAGGTTTACCTCTATACCCAGTTCGAGGTACCCGATTCACGGCGGGTATTCCCTGTCTTCGAGCAGCCCGATCTGAAGGCAACGTTCCGTTTCACTGTCACGGCCCCGTCGCACTGGGATGTCATCTCCAATTCGCCCACCCCCGAGCCCGTGGCTGCCGGTTCGGCCGATGACGGCGGAGCGACGTCCACCTGGTCCTTCGATCCAACCGGCGTCCTGTCCTCCTACGTCACGGCCCTGATCGCGGGCCCGTACCAGTCCGTCCGCAGTGAGCTCACCAGCTCGGACGGCCGCGTCATCCCGCTGGGTGTTTTCGCACGAAAATCACTGATGCAGCACCTCGACGCGGAGAACGTCTTCGACCTGACGCGGCAGGGTTTCACCTTCTTCGAGGAGCAGTTCGGTACGCCCTACCCCTTCCCCAAATACGACCAGCTCTTTGTTCCCGAGTTCAACGCCGGGGCGATGGAAAACGCCGGAGCGGTCACGCTTGTTGAAAGCTACGTCTTCAGGTCCCGGGTTACCGACGCCACCGTCGAGCGCAGGGCGATCACCATCTTGCACGAGCTGGCGCACATGTGGTTTGGCGACCTGGTGACCATGCGGTGGTGGAACGACCTCTGGTTGAACGAGTCCTTCGCCGAGTTCATGTCCACGCTCGCCGCCTCCGAGGCGACCGAGTTCAAGCAGTCCTGGACCACCTTCGCGTCGCTGGAAAAGGCCTGGGCTTACCGCCAGGATCAGCTCCCGTCCACCCACCCGATCGTCGCCGAGATCAATGACCTGGAAGACGTTCAGGTCAACTTCGACGGCATCACCTACGCGAAGGGTGCCTCGGTGCTCAAGCAGCTGGTGGCCTGGGTGGGCCAGGACAAGTTCATGGAGGGGGTGAGGGAGTACTTCGGGAAGCATTCCTGGAAGAACACGGAACTGGTGGACCTGCTGTCCGAACTGGAGGCAGCCAGCGGCCGTGATCTGAAGGAATGGTCGTCGCTGTGGCTGGAGACTGCGGGAGTGAACACCCTCCGCCCCGACATCGAGACCGACGACGGCGGCGTGATCACCAGCTTCGCTGTGCTTCAGTCCGCAGTGGCCGACTACCCCACGATCCGCCCGCACCGCCTGGCGATCGGGTTCTACACCCTGGATGGCGCAGGGAAGCTGCAGCGCACCGACCGGGTGGAGCTCGACGTCGACGGCGAACGCACCGACGTGGCGGAGCTGGTGGGCCGGTCCCGTCCGGACCTGGTGCTGCTGAACGACGACGATCTTGCCTACGCGAAGATCCGCCTGGACGAGGTGTCACTGCTGACCGCGACCCGTCATCTGAAGGATTTCAACGACTCGCTCCCCCGCACCCTGGTCTGGGCGTCGGCCTGGGACGCGGCGCGGGATGGGGAGACCCCCGCACGGAACTATGTCGAGTTGATCCTTCAGAACATCGCCTCCGAGTCCGACTCGTCGGTGGTGTTGGTGCTGTTGCGCCAGCTGGCGACCACGCTCGCGTTTTACGTCAATCCCGCGGACCGCTCCGCGATGACCGTCACGGCGGCGGAGAGCCTCTGGGAGCTGGCACGCGGAGCTGACGCCGGATCGGATTCGCAGTTGCAGTTCATCAAGGCATTTGCGGGCCATGCGCAGACCGACGCCCACCTGGACACCGTGGAGGCCATCTTCTCCGGTTCGCTGGTCCCGGAGGGGTTGGAAATCGATGCCGATCTCCGCTGGGAACTTGTCACCTCGCTGGTGGCGGGCGGCCGGTTCGGGCAGTCCGACATCGACGCGGAGCTTGAGCGCGATGCGACGGCGACCGGCCAGCTCGCGGCGGCACAGGCCAAGGCGGCCATCCCGACGGCTGAGGCCAAGGCGGATGCCTGGCGCAGTATCGTTGAACAGTCCGATCTGCCCAACGCTGCGCAGCGCTCGGCGATCACCGGTTTCATGAGGGTCCACGATCCTGAGCTCCTAGCACCCTACGTGGACAAGTTCTTCGCTGCAGCCCCGGAGGTCTGGGCCAGCCGCACCCATGAGATCGCCCAGCAGATCATTGTGGGCCTGTACCCGTCGAGGCTGAACACCCAGGACACCCTGGCTAAATCGATGGCTTTTCTGTCCACGCTCGACGCCGACAGCACCTCGCTTCGACGGCTGGTGGTGGAGAGCCAGGACGGGATTGTCCGGGCCTTGAAAGCGCAGGCCGTCGACCGGTAA
- the tig gene encoding trigger factor gives MKSAVENLTPTRVKLNVEVPFEELKPNIDAAYKTISAQVQVPGFRKGRVPNQLIDQRVGRGYVIETAINDGLNDFYQSAVQETGIRPLTRPEVEITEVPDPAAKDGQLLFTVELDVRPEITLPEYSGLEVTVEAAEASDADVDKALDELRGRFGTLTAVDRPAADGDFLTLNLVATVDGEQVDAAQDVSYQIGSGTMLEGMDEAVTGLSANEDAIFETTLARGDNAGAKAQVKVEVTAVKERELPEANDDFAQLASEFDTIAELREDLTKRAAEEKVTEQGVEARDLVLEKLIELIEVPVPAAFIEDQLEQHFTGENAHANAEGHDTEAHRTEIRENTEQAFRNEMILDAIAEKEEIGVSQPELIDYIVSTAGQYGMEPNQFAQMLDQSGQVPMIVGEVRRRKALAKVLELAVVKDSSGSVVDLSEFVRPGDEADEVPSDAPADDEAPAEKKPAAKNPAAKKPAAKKPAAKKPAAEKKPAAEKKPAAKTAAAKAPAAKKAAPKKAAAKAKPAADEESAKA, from the coding sequence GTGAAGAGCGCTGTCGAAAACCTCACTCCCACGCGAGTGAAGCTCAATGTTGAAGTTCCTTTCGAGGAGCTGAAGCCGAACATTGATGCGGCTTACAAGACCATCTCCGCGCAGGTCCAGGTTCCGGGCTTCCGTAAGGGTCGCGTTCCCAACCAGCTGATTGACCAGCGTGTGGGCCGCGGCTACGTCATCGAGACCGCCATCAACGACGGTCTGAATGACTTCTACCAGAGCGCTGTTCAGGAAACCGGAATCCGGCCCCTGACCCGCCCTGAGGTTGAGATCACCGAAGTGCCGGACCCCGCCGCCAAGGATGGACAGCTCCTGTTCACCGTCGAGCTGGATGTCCGCCCGGAGATCACCCTTCCCGAGTACTCGGGTCTTGAAGTAACTGTTGAAGCAGCTGAGGCTTCCGACGCCGACGTCGACAAGGCTCTGGACGAGCTGCGCGGCCGGTTCGGCACCCTCACCGCGGTGGACCGCCCAGCAGCCGACGGCGACTTCCTCACCCTGAACCTGGTGGCAACCGTCGATGGCGAGCAGGTCGACGCCGCCCAGGACGTCTCCTACCAGATCGGTTCCGGAACCATGCTTGAAGGCATGGACGAGGCCGTCACGGGACTGAGCGCCAACGAAGACGCCATCTTCGAGACCACCCTGGCCCGCGGCGACAACGCTGGTGCCAAGGCGCAGGTCAAGGTAGAGGTCACGGCAGTCAAGGAACGCGAACTCCCTGAGGCCAACGACGATTTCGCCCAGTTGGCCAGCGAATTCGACACCATCGCTGAGCTCCGCGAAGACCTGACCAAGCGGGCAGCCGAGGAGAAGGTGACCGAGCAGGGCGTTGAAGCACGCGACCTGGTCCTCGAAAAGCTCATCGAGCTGATCGAGGTCCCCGTTCCTGCGGCGTTCATCGAAGATCAGCTGGAGCAGCACTTCACCGGTGAGAACGCCCACGCTAACGCTGAGGGTCACGACACCGAAGCGCACCGCACCGAGATCCGCGAAAACACCGAGCAGGCGTTCCGCAACGAAATGATCCTCGACGCGATTGCCGAGAAGGAAGAAATCGGTGTCAGCCAGCCCGAGCTGATCGACTACATCGTGTCGACCGCGGGCCAGTACGGCATGGAGCCGAACCAGTTCGCCCAGATGCTGGACCAGAGCGGCCAGGTTCCGATGATTGTCGGAGAAGTCCGTCGCCGCAAGGCACTGGCCAAGGTCCTCGAACTCGCAGTGGTCAAGGACAGCTCCGGCTCGGTCGTCGACCTGAGCGAATTCGTTCGCCCCGGCGACGAAGCAGACGAGGTGCCGTCCGACGCTCCCGCCGACGACGAGGCTCCCGCCGAGAAGAAGCCTGCGGCCAAGAATCCAGCAGCCAAGAAGCCAGCAGCCAAGAAGCCAGCGGCCAAGAAGCCTGCAGCAGAAAAGAAGCCTGCCGCCGAGAAGAAGCCGGCAGCGAAGACGGCTGCCGCCAAGGCGCCTGCAGCCAAGAAGGCAGCACCGAAGAAGGCTGCCGCGAAGGCCAAGCCAGCAGCCGACGAAGAGTCCGCCAAGGCCTAG
- a CDS encoding ribose-5-phosphate isomerase translates to MRVHIATDHAGMELSAHLIDHLRRSGYEVIDHGPQMYDAEDDYPGFCINAAQAVVIDQQAGRDALGIVLGGSGNGEQMAANKVRGVRAALAWNLDTAKLARQHNDANVVAVGGRQHSVEEATGIIEAFLAEPFSEAERHVRRIGQIAAYETTGSVGG, encoded by the coding sequence ATGCGCGTTCATATCGCCACTGACCACGCTGGCATGGAGCTCAGCGCCCACCTGATCGACCACCTGCGCCGCTCCGGCTACGAGGTCATCGACCACGGGCCGCAAATGTACGACGCCGAGGACGACTACCCCGGATTCTGCATCAACGCCGCACAGGCAGTGGTCATTGACCAGCAGGCGGGGCGCGATGCGTTGGGGATAGTGCTGGGCGGATCCGGCAACGGGGAACAGATGGCAGCCAACAAGGTGCGCGGCGTGCGTGCCGCACTGGCCTGGAACCTGGATACCGCGAAGCTGGCCCGGCAACACAACGACGCCAACGTGGTGGCCGTGGGGGGACGGCAGCACTCGGTTGAGGAGGCAACCGGCATCATCGAGGCCTTCCTCGCCGAGCCGTTCAGCGAGGCGGAACGTCATGTTCGCCGGATCGGGCAGATCGCTGCCTACGAGACCACCGGCAGCGTCGGGGGGTAG